ATATTTATTGTGATATTCCGAGCCCATGGCCACCAGGCCGGTTTGCAGCTCCACCACCGAGCCGTCGGTCAGCTCTACGCCGCTGAGCTGGTGATTTTCGCCCAGGAAGCGCCGGATCGGGGTTTCGACCAGGGGGTAGCCATGCTCTTGCAGCTTTTGGCGCATTTCGGCACTCACCTCACACAGGCCCTGGGTAAACACGGTGAGGTAGGGCGTAAACCAGTTCATGACAAAAGCGGTGTTGATCGCCCCTTCTGACCCGACGAACAGGCCACACTTTTGATCGGCCATTTCGTAGCCGTCGCAGATCATACAGACGTGCAGGGTGTAGCCCGCAAAGTCAAAGACATTTTGCATATCCTCAAGCTGGGGCAGGCGATCGATGATGCCGCTAGCCGCGATCACGTAGCGCGATCGAAAGGTGGGATAAACGCTGTCCTGTTTGCCCACTTTGACCTTGACGGCGAAGGTTTCTCCTTCGTCTTGGATGTCTTCCACGTAGGCGCGCAGGTGGTCAGCGCCTAGGGATAGGGCATGATCGAGGCCCTGCTGCTGGAGAGCGCGTCCGGGTGTTGTGGAGTCGAGGCCCAGGTAGTTGCGCAGGTCCTGCATCCAAAAGGAGCGGCCCCGGCCTTTTTCGATGACCAGGCAGGAAAGCCGATAGCGCTGGAGGTAGATGGCAGCGGAGAGGCCAGCGGCCCCCCCACCGACGATAATGACGTCATAGGTGTGATCGAGGCGCTGATCGAGATTCTTTTTTGCCAGCTTCATGATGTCTCTGGAGTGGATGGAGTGCGGGTTTGCTTAGATGAATCGAGTGTTAATCAATGCTAGCTTTCGCGGGCAGCGATCATCTGGGCAAGCGCTTCCGGAGGATGGGTTAGGGGTACGGAAGCTTGCGAAGTGCTCCTGACAAGGGGCGATCGCTCCTAGCCAAGAATTGCTGTAGTCTATTAAACGCCTCATTCAGCAGACCGCCATGAAACTCGCCTGTACCCAAAGCGATCTTAGTACTCACCTTTCTTTGGTCAGCCGCGCTGTCCCGTCTCGCCCTGCCCATCCGGTACTTGCCAATGTCAAGCTGACGGCAGATGAGGCCACCCAGCGCGTGAGCCTGACCGCCTTTGACTTGAGCCTGGGGATTCGGACCAGCTTCGCCGCCAAGATTGAGGCGGGGGGAGAGATCACGCTGCCTGCCAAGCTGCTGGGGGACATCGTGGCGCGCCTGCCCGACGGAGAGATGGTTTTGGATGATGACCTGGGGGAAGCGACGGTCACGATCAAGTCGGCCTCGGGCAAGTATCAGGTGCGGGGCATGGGGGCGGAGGAGTTTCCGGAGCTGCCGATCATCGAGGAAGGGGACGTGGCCCAGCTGCCGGCGGAGGCGCTGATCGAGGGGCTCAAGGGGGCTCTGTTTGCGGCGAGCACCGATGAGACCAAGCAGGTGCTGACGGGGGTCCACGTGACGATCCAGGCGGAGGGGCTGGAGTTTGCGGCCACGGACGGCCACCGGCTAGCGGTGGTGCAGACCAGCTCCGAAGAAGGAGCGGCGACGATCGTGGGAGGGGAAGGGACGCTGGATGTGACGATCCCGGGGAAAACCCTGCGGGAGCTGGAGCGGATGCTAGCCGCGCACCAGTCTACGGAGGCGATCGCCCTTCGCTCGGAGCCGGGACAGGTCGTTTTTGAATGGGCGGACCAGCGCCTGACCAGTCGCTTGCTAGAGGGGCAGTATCCCAACTATCGCCAGCTGATTCCGAAGCAGTTTGCTCGCCAAGTCACGGTGGAGCGGCGATCGCTGATCTCGGCCCTAGAGCGGATTGCGGTGCTGGCCGATCGCAAGAATAATATTGTCAAAATTTCCCTAGACTCGGCTCAGCAGCAGATCACGGTGTCGGTGGATGCCCAAGACGTGGGCAGCGGCCAGGAAGCCGTCCCGGCTCAGCTCACCGGCGAAGACCTAGACATCGCCTTCAATGTGAAATATCTGCTCGACGGCCTCAAGGTTTTGCCGTCAACCGAGGTCCAGATTCAGGTCAATACGGCGACTAGCCCCGTTGTCCTAGTGCCCATTGGCGCAATGAAAATGACCTATCTCGTGATGCCGGTCCAGATTCGCAGCTAAGCGGATGGGTCGTCTGTATCTTTTGGGGGGCGATCGCCCCCCGAAAGCCTTTCTTCCGAAGAGTTTATTGAGCAAAAAGCGCTCTGAAAACTAACTTTTCAGAGCGCTTTTGCGGAAATTTATAGCGTTTTTCTCAAACTAACAGTCAGCCACTATTGGCATTTATCCTGGTTTTCACACTAATTTTCTAAGATTGCTCATCTCCTGTTTCGTCGTGTTTTAGCTGTTGCTGGATTCACTGCGACCCCCGGCAGTTGCCAAGGCTGGCTGCCGAATCGGAATCTGAATAATAAACTCCGATCTTTCGCCCGGCGTCGAAATGCACTCGAGCTTGCCTTGGTGCTTATCAGCAATAATTTGATAGCTGATCGAGAGCCCCATGCCGGTGCCTTTGCCCAAAGGCTTGGTTGTAAAGAAGGGGTCAAAGATACGTCGCTGAATCTGCGGAGAAATACCAGGCCCGTTATCGGCGATCGCAATTTTTATCCACTGATTTTCGAGCACCGAGGTTCGGATCGCGATCTGACTTGGCCGCTGTTGATTCTCAGGATAGGTTCGCTGAGTCATCTGCTCTTCGAGAGCGTCGATCGCGTTAGCCAAGATATTCATAAAAACCTGATTGAGCGAGCTCGCGTAGCATTCCACTGGCGGCACAGCGGCGTAGTCGCGAATCACTTGAATTTCAGGATGATTGGACGTGCCCTTGAGGCGGTGCTGCAAGATCAGCAGCGTGCTATCAATCCCTTCATGGACATTGACGGCTTTGCACTCAGACTCGTCAAGGCGCGAGAAATTGCGGAGCGATCGCACAATTTCACAAATACGCTGAGTGCCAATTTTCATCGAGGCCAGCGTCTTGGGGAGATCATCTTGAACAAAGGCCAAGTCCAGATCATCCGCAGCCGATTGAAGGGCCGCTGGCGCTTCTGCACTGCACTGCTGATACACCTCCGCAAAGGTCAGCAAATCTTCTACATACTCCTGTACGTG
This genomic stretch from Geitlerinema sp. PCC 7407 harbors:
- a CDS encoding NAD(P)/FAD-dependent oxidoreductase, producing MKLAKKNLDQRLDHTYDVIIVGGGAAGLSAAIYLQRYRLSCLVIEKGRGRSFWMQDLRNYLGLDSTTPGRALQQQGLDHALSLGADHLRAYVEDIQDEGETFAVKVKVGKQDSVYPTFRSRYVIAASGIIDRLPQLEDMQNVFDFAGYTLHVCMICDGYEMADQKCGLFVGSEGAINTAFVMNWFTPYLTVFTQGLCEVSAEMRQKLQEHGYPLVETPIRRFLGENHQLSGVELTDGSVVELQTGLVAMGSEYHNKYLESLNLTKQGENIVTDEMCRTSHSRVFAVGDLKVGLNQVSIAVADGTLAATAIWRDIRRASSPRRWEENLTTGAAKS
- the dnaN gene encoding DNA polymerase III subunit beta, with product MKLACTQSDLSTHLSLVSRAVPSRPAHPVLANVKLTADEATQRVSLTAFDLSLGIRTSFAAKIEAGGEITLPAKLLGDIVARLPDGEMVLDDDLGEATVTIKSASGKYQVRGMGAEEFPELPIIEEGDVAQLPAEALIEGLKGALFAASTDETKQVLTGVHVTIQAEGLEFAATDGHRLAVVQTSSEEGAATIVGGEGTLDVTIPGKTLRELERMLAAHQSTEAIALRSEPGQVVFEWADQRLTSRLLEGQYPNYRQLIPKQFARQVTVERRSLISALERIAVLADRKNNIVKISLDSAQQQITVSVDAQDVGSGQEAVPAQLTGEDLDIAFNVKYLLDGLKVLPSTEVQIQVNTATSPVVLVPIGAMKMTYLVMPVQIRS
- a CDS encoding sensor histidine kinase, coding for MNSLPLILVVDDTPANLEVVVEALSDAGFEVAIATDGERAIRQATLSQPDLILLDVMMPILDGFETCRRLKASSVTSDIPVIFMTALSDTTDKVRGFTLGAVDYVTKPFQEAELIVRVTTQLKLRQLNQTLEEQVEQRTDELQKALQQLQQSQVQLVQSEKMAMLGQLVAGVAHEINNPVNFIHGNLVHVQEYVEDLLTFAEVYQQCSAEAPAALQSAADDLDLAFVQDDLPKTLASMKIGTQRICEIVRSLRNFSRLDESECKAVNVHEGIDSTLLILQHRLKGTSNHPEIQVIRDYAAVPPVECYASSLNQVFMNILANAIDALEEQMTQRTYPENQQRPSQIAIRTSVLENQWIKIAIADNGPGISPQIQRRIFDPFFTTKPLGKGTGMGLSISYQIIADKHQGKLECISTPGERSEFIIQIPIRQPALATAGGRSESSNS